The following proteins are co-located in the Apium graveolens cultivar Ventura chromosome 5, ASM990537v1, whole genome shotgun sequence genome:
- the LOC141723298 gene encoding pollen receptor-like kinase 1, with the protein MVMGAHVAPLVRAPTLPDQRTSTNGRFLRRGRKFTRRRCTLSSYGINDTGPIKLLFLVLVLWSCVIVGAQNTNEQALLQFKSSLANADEALSDWQPGTAPCPGNQQPSWYGVICSQEGVVWGIQLENLNLSGEIDVNALASLPLLRTLSFMNNQFEGPLPEFKKIGPLKTLFLSNNKFAGPIADDAFEGMDSLKKLHLANNKFTGNIPTSISSPRLLEVKFENNQFEGRIPEFPPGIKVLNLSNNKLSGPIPDSIKNLDPDSFSGNKKLCGPPLKNVCSTDAPAPAPAPADAAPADGNSDKSSSSLGRIIVILLVCLLALAAVIVLYVMYHRRNNHQTGRLEESSMPDSGPSTAAMEIAPPAAAARAKKTEQTQQHGKLSFIKEDRQRFELQDLLRASAEVLGSGSFGSSYKAVLMDGQAVVVKRFKQMSSVGREEFHEHMRRLGRLSHPNLLPLVAYYYRKEEKLLVFDYAYHGSLVGLLHGKRSKENPGLNWPMRLNIIKGVAKGLCYLYNELPSLIVPHGHLKSSNVLLDKSYQPLLMDYALLPVVNMSQAHQLLTAYRAPEYSQQGRNSRKSDVWCLGVLILEVLTGQYPVNYILNTKGDFANWIKNITSALPVLEVRSVMSSGVQVFDEDMKSTDNARGEMVKLLKIGLNCVEADMEKRLDMTEVAEKIMSVRERDI; encoded by the exons ATGGTGATGGGCGCGCACGTAGCCCCACTTGTGCGCGCTCCAACCCTCCCAGATCAAAGGACGAGCACGAATGGAAGATTTTTGAGAAGAGGAAGAAAATTCACGAGAAGGCGATGTACATTATCAAGTTATGGTATTAATGATACAGGACCGATAAAATTGTTGTTTTTGGTATTAGTTTTGTGGTCATGTGTGATCGTAGGAGCACAAAACACAAATGAACAAGCCCTTTTACAGTTTAAGAGCTCGTTGGCCAACGCGGATGAAGCATTGTCAGATTGGCAGCCTGGTACAGCTCCCTGTCCTGGGAATCAGCAACCGTCGTGGTATGGTGTGATTTGCTCCCAGGAAGGAGTTGTATGGGGCATTCAGCTTGAAAATCTGAACCTGAGTGGTGAAATCGATGTAAATGCCCTTGCTTCTTTGCCCCTCTTAAGGACCTTAAGCTTTATGAACAATCAGTTTGAAGGTCCCTTGCCTGAATTCAAAAAAATCGGGCCATTGAAAACGCTCTTCTTGTCTAATAACAAATTTGCAGGCCCTATTGCTGATGATGCATTCGAGGGAATGGATTCGTTAAAAAAACTCCATCTGGCCAACAACAAGTTCACTGGCAATATTCCAACCTCAATTTCTTCTCCTAGGCTTTTAGAAGTTAAGTTTGAGAATAACCAGTTTGAAGGGCGTATACCAGAATTCCCACCAGGGATCAAAGTCTTAAATCTTTCGAACAATAAACTCTCTGGTCCTATTCCTGATAgtatcaagaatctggatcccgACTCATTTTCAG GCAACAAAAAATTGTGTGGTCCGCCTCTGAAAAATGTATGTTCTACTGATGCTCCAGCTCCAGCTCCGGCTCCTGCAGATGCAGCTCCTGCAGATGGAAACTCTGACAAGTCATCTTCGTCTCTTGGACGAATAATTGTGATTTTGCTAGTCTGTTTGCTAGCATTAGCTGCAGTTATTGTACTTTATGTAATGTACCACCGCAGAAACAACCATCAGACAGGAAGACTAGAAGAAAGTTCAATGCCAGATTCAGGTCCAAGTACTGCAGCTATGGAAATAGctcctcctgctgctgctgctcgAGCTAAGAAGACTGAGCAAACACAACAGCACGGGAAGTTATCGTTCATTAAAGAAGACAGACAAAGATTTGAGTTACAAGACTTGCTTAGAGCATCTGCAGAGGTTCTGGGAAGTGGAAGCTTCGGGTCATCGTATAAAGCAGTGCTGATGGACGGACAAGCAGTGGTTGTAAAGAGATTCAAACAAATGAGCAGTGTTGGCAGAGAAGAGTTTCATGAACACATGAGGAGGCTCGGGAGGTTAAGCCACCCGAACCTCCTTCCCCTCGTGGCATATTACTACAGAAAAGAGGAAAAGCTCTTGGTTTTCGACTATGCATATCATGGCAGCCTAGTAGGCCTCCTCCATGGAAAGCGCAGCAAAGAAAATCCAGGACTCAATTGGCCAATGCGCTTAAACATCATCAAAGGAGTTGCAAAAGGATTGTGTTACCTCTACAATGAGCTTCCTAGCCTAATCGTACCACACGGTCACTTAAAGTCTTCAAATGTGCTTCTTGATAAATCCTACCAGCCCCTCCTAATGGACTATGCATTACTCCCTGTAGTAAACATGTCACAAGCTCACCAGCTATTAACAGCTTACAGGGCCCCCGAGTACTCTCAACAAGGACGAAACTCAAGAAAGAGCGACGTCTGGTGCCTCGGGGTACTAATACTAGAGGTTCTAACTGGTCAGTATCCTGTCAACTACATTCTTAATACCAAGGGAGATTTTGCAAACTGGATCAAAAACATCACCTCTGCTCTGCCAGTCTTGGAAGTCAGAAGTGTAATGAGCAGCGGTGTTCAGGTTTTCGATGAAGACATGAAGTCTACTGACAATGCTCGCGGAGAAATGGTGAAACTTCTCAAGATTGGCTTGAATTGTGTTGAGGCAGACATGGAAAAGAGACTGGACATGACTGAGGTTGCTGAGAAGATCATGTCAGTGAGAGAGAGGGATATTTGA